One window of the Chlamydiota bacterium genome contains the following:
- the rplU gene encoding 50S ribosomal protein L21 yields the protein MSELFAVIETGAKQYRVQSGDLIKVEKLDTTEAGEEVSFDRVLLVSGNGEIKVGNPIINNAKVLGKYVKETKAEKLIAFKYTRRKNYRRKIGHRQKHSLVKIESVQVN from the coding sequence ATGAGCGAATTATTTGCAGTCATTGAGACAGGCGCAAAGCAGTACAGAGTCCAGTCGGGAGATCTGATTAAAGTTGAAAAACTTGATACGACTGAGGCTGGCGAAGAAGTTTCTTTTGATAGGGTTCTTTTGGTGTCTGGTAATGGAGAGATCAAAGTTGGAAATCCTATCATTAATAATGCCAAGGTATTAGGAAAATATGTTAAAGAAACAAAGGCCGAAAAACTTATTGCGTTTAAATATACAAGACGTAAAAATTATCGTAGAAAAATAGGTCATCGTCAAAAACATAGTTTGGTTAAGATTGAGTCAGTACAAGTGAATTAA
- the rpmA gene encoding 50S ribosomal protein L27, whose translation MAHKKGQGASRNGRDSCSQRLGVKRYGDEVVTGGSILIRQRGTLFKPGLNVGRGSDDTLYAKINGRVVFEGLSARNRRISIYPVEVSSS comes from the coding sequence ATGGCACATAAAAAAGGTCAGGGAGCTTCTAGGAATGGGAGAGATAGTTGCTCTCAGCGTCTTGGAGTGAAGCGGTATGGAGACGAAGTTGTAACGGGTGGATCTATTCTTATTCGCCAGCGTGGCACTCTTTTTAAGCCTGGGTTAAATGTGGGGCGAGGATCGGATGATACCCTTTATGCCAAGATTAATGGTAGGGTGGTCTTTGAGGGGCTGAGTGCTCGTAATCGAAGAATTAGTATCTACCCTGTTGAAGTCAGTTCTTCGTAA